The Polyodon spathula isolate WHYD16114869_AA chromosome 3, ASM1765450v1, whole genome shotgun sequence genome has a segment encoding these proteins:
- the fbxo15 gene encoding F-box only protein 15 isoform X3, which translates to MSKMPNSRQKSTPIQYRISIERTLRKSENLIGSLPTELLLKILSYLDASSLLCVACVNNQFHELANSNTLWYNVYLTETVVGKIWKAKVVDDTAKGMRATSIQEKPDGYWRREYFRKIVWKGKKRWKDQLKTISPFTGLPSNTEKVLRGLQVAWEITVTDRKGIDTTIEQSNACFSDTALTVYWNSTNWPCFKKIKMLQIHGVVRAPVDCPTPNRPGWRSLLVKYDLSGSEPPTILGSDKLVKLLHLHPGLVVGIWRGQWSVAFIIASLHFHKLVERSILGSSVCPYAVPTDKPLMDDIDPEYGLHGYKLHISLHNAGNIFMSGQFAQLFCKKEYIRNESVRLMVISRHDMSQHIPISGKIGTAWNADILRGVVESCCMMSLTVLDEVQNPFWCVSTPVSMQLSTEASTSYDYMGENYHIKYNDSEGCVFMELVWLEEHEQFFLTSLVLYITTEKVNKHFRTKY; encoded by the exons ATGTCCAAAATGCCGAATTCACGGCAAAAATCTACACCCATTCAATATAGGATATCTATTGAACGAACATTGAGGAAGTCCGAAAATCTAATTGGGAG CCTGCCAACTGAGCTCCTGTTGAAGATTTTATCCTATTTAGATGCTTCATCCCTGCTGTGTGTTGCCTGTGTTAACAACCAGTTTCATGAACTGGCTAATAGCAA TACTCTGTGGTACAATGTGTACTTAACTGAAACCGTTGTGGGCAAAATATGGAAAGCCAAAGTAGTTGATGATACTGCTAAAGGCATGCGTGCTACATCAATACAAGAAAAGCCAGATGGGTACTGGAGAAGAGAGTACTTCAGGAAAATAGTATGGAAAGGCAAGAAGAGATGGAAGGACCAACTGAAGACCATCAGCCCTTTTACAGGCTTACCAAGCAACACTGAGAAAGTGTTAAG GGGACTCCAGGTAGCATGGGAGATCACTGTAACTGATCGAAAAGGTATCGACACTACAATTGAACAGTCTAACGCCTGTTTTTCTGACACAGCTCTAACTGTATATTGGAACAGTACAAATTGGCCATGTTTCAAAAAGATAAAAATGCTGCAGATACATGGAGTAGTACGAGCTCCAGTTGATTGTCCTACACCAAACAG GCCTGGTTGGCGATCACTGCTTGTAAAGTATGATTTAAGTGGCAGTGAACCCCCTACAATCCTTGGCTCTGACAAGCTTGTAAAGTTGCTGCACTTACATCCAGGACTTGTTGTGGGGATTTGGCGA GGACAATGGTCAGTAGCTTTCATTATAGCAAGCCTTCATTTTCACAAGCTGGTTGAAAGAAGTATCCTTGGATCATCAGTCTG ccccTATGCTGTACCAACTGACAAACCTCTGATGGATGACATTGACCCTGAGTATGGTCTCCATGGATACAAACTTCACATTTCCCTTCATAATGCAGGGAATATCTTCATGTCTGGACAATTTGCTCAGTTGTTTTGCAAGAAAG AGTATATCCGCAATGAGTCGGTACGACTGATGGTAATCAGCAGGCATGACATGTCGCAGCATATACCTATCTCTGGAAAAATTGGCACAGCCTGGAATGCTGACATTTTAAGAGGAGTTGTAGAG aGCTGTTGTATGATGAGTTTGACAGTTTTGGATGAGGTCCAGAATCCATTCTGGTGTGTCAGCACACCTGTAAGCATGCAGTTGTCTACAGAAGCATCCACATCTTATGACTACATGGGGGAGAATTACCATATCAAATATAATGATTCAGAAGGCTGTGTTTTCATGGAACTTGTGTGGTTAGAGGAGCATGAGCAGTTCTTTCTTACCAGTCTTGTGCTGTATATTACCACAGAAAAGGTGAATAAGCACTTTAGAACAAAATACTGA
- the fbxo15 gene encoding F-box only protein 15 isoform X2 yields the protein MPLQSSTKGSETTKRHLMSKMPNSRQKSTPIQYRISIERTLRKSENLIGSLPTELLLKILSYLDASSLLCVACVNNQFHELANSNTLWYNVYLTETVVGKIWKAKVVDDTAKGMRATSIQEKPDGYWRREYFRKIVWKGKKRWKDQLKTISPFTGLPSNTEKVLRGLQVAWEITVTDRKGIDTTIEQSNACFSDTALTVYWNSTNWPCFKKIKMLQIHGVVRAPVDCPTPNRPGWRSLLVKYDLSGSEPPTILGSDKLVKLLHLHPGLVVGIWRGQWSVAFIIASLHFHKLVERSILGSSVCPYAVPTDKPLMDDIDPEYGLHGYKLHISLHNAGNIFMSGQFAQLFCKKEYIRNESVRLMVISRHDMSQHIPISGKIGTAWNADILRGVVESCCMMSLTVLDEVQNPFWCVSTPVSMQLSTEASTSYDYMGENYHIKYNDSEGCVFMELVWLEEHEQFFLTSLVLYITTEKVNKHFRTKY from the exons ATGCCTTTACAAAGCTCTACTAAGGGATCAGAAACAACTAAAAG gcATCTAATGTCCAAAATGCCGAATTCACGGCAAAAATCTACACCCATTCAATATAGGATATCTATTGAACGAACATTGAGGAAGTCCGAAAATCTAATTGGGAG CCTGCCAACTGAGCTCCTGTTGAAGATTTTATCCTATTTAGATGCTTCATCCCTGCTGTGTGTTGCCTGTGTTAACAACCAGTTTCATGAACTGGCTAATAGCAA TACTCTGTGGTACAATGTGTACTTAACTGAAACCGTTGTGGGCAAAATATGGAAAGCCAAAGTAGTTGATGATACTGCTAAAGGCATGCGTGCTACATCAATACAAGAAAAGCCAGATGGGTACTGGAGAAGAGAGTACTTCAGGAAAATAGTATGGAAAGGCAAGAAGAGATGGAAGGACCAACTGAAGACCATCAGCCCTTTTACAGGCTTACCAAGCAACACTGAGAAAGTGTTAAG GGGACTCCAGGTAGCATGGGAGATCACTGTAACTGATCGAAAAGGTATCGACACTACAATTGAACAGTCTAACGCCTGTTTTTCTGACACAGCTCTAACTGTATATTGGAACAGTACAAATTGGCCATGTTTCAAAAAGATAAAAATGCTGCAGATACATGGAGTAGTACGAGCTCCAGTTGATTGTCCTACACCAAACAG GCCTGGTTGGCGATCACTGCTTGTAAAGTATGATTTAAGTGGCAGTGAACCCCCTACAATCCTTGGCTCTGACAAGCTTGTAAAGTTGCTGCACTTACATCCAGGACTTGTTGTGGGGATTTGGCGA GGACAATGGTCAGTAGCTTTCATTATAGCAAGCCTTCATTTTCACAAGCTGGTTGAAAGAAGTATCCTTGGATCATCAGTCTG ccccTATGCTGTACCAACTGACAAACCTCTGATGGATGACATTGACCCTGAGTATGGTCTCCATGGATACAAACTTCACATTTCCCTTCATAATGCAGGGAATATCTTCATGTCTGGACAATTTGCTCAGTTGTTTTGCAAGAAAG AGTATATCCGCAATGAGTCGGTACGACTGATGGTAATCAGCAGGCATGACATGTCGCAGCATATACCTATCTCTGGAAAAATTGGCACAGCCTGGAATGCTGACATTTTAAGAGGAGTTGTAGAG aGCTGTTGTATGATGAGTTTGACAGTTTTGGATGAGGTCCAGAATCCATTCTGGTGTGTCAGCACACCTGTAAGCATGCAGTTGTCTACAGAAGCATCCACATCTTATGACTACATGGGGGAGAATTACCATATCAAATATAATGATTCAGAAGGCTGTGTTTTCATGGAACTTGTGTGGTTAGAGGAGCATGAGCAGTTCTTTCTTACCAGTCTTGTGCTGTATATTACCACAGAAAAGGTGAATAAGCACTTTAGAACAAAATACTGA
- the fbxo15 gene encoding F-box only protein 15 isoform X1 has translation MAAGRGKLFRNYRIGLEKTQSCRKQSVDTCSRALNKEDMPLQSSTKGSETTKRHLMSKMPNSRQKSTPIQYRISIERTLRKSENLIGSLPTELLLKILSYLDASSLLCVACVNNQFHELANSNTLWYNVYLTETVVGKIWKAKVVDDTAKGMRATSIQEKPDGYWRREYFRKIVWKGKKRWKDQLKTISPFTGLPSNTEKVLRGLQVAWEITVTDRKGIDTTIEQSNACFSDTALTVYWNSTNWPCFKKIKMLQIHGVVRAPVDCPTPNRPGWRSLLVKYDLSGSEPPTILGSDKLVKLLHLHPGLVVGIWRGQWSVAFIIASLHFHKLVERSILGSSVCPYAVPTDKPLMDDIDPEYGLHGYKLHISLHNAGNIFMSGQFAQLFCKKEYIRNESVRLMVISRHDMSQHIPISGKIGTAWNADILRGVVESCCMMSLTVLDEVQNPFWCVSTPVSMQLSTEASTSYDYMGENYHIKYNDSEGCVFMELVWLEEHEQFFLTSLVLYITTEKVNKHFRTKY, from the exons ATGGCTGCAGGTCGCGGAAAGCTCTTCCGGAATTACAGGATTGGCTTGGAAAAGACGCAGAGTTGTAGAAAGCAATCTGTTGATACGTGCAGCCGGGCTCTCAACAAGGAAGACATGCCTTTACAAAGCTCTACTAAGGGATCAGAAACAACTAAAAG gcATCTAATGTCCAAAATGCCGAATTCACGGCAAAAATCTACACCCATTCAATATAGGATATCTATTGAACGAACATTGAGGAAGTCCGAAAATCTAATTGGGAG CCTGCCAACTGAGCTCCTGTTGAAGATTTTATCCTATTTAGATGCTTCATCCCTGCTGTGTGTTGCCTGTGTTAACAACCAGTTTCATGAACTGGCTAATAGCAA TACTCTGTGGTACAATGTGTACTTAACTGAAACCGTTGTGGGCAAAATATGGAAAGCCAAAGTAGTTGATGATACTGCTAAAGGCATGCGTGCTACATCAATACAAGAAAAGCCAGATGGGTACTGGAGAAGAGAGTACTTCAGGAAAATAGTATGGAAAGGCAAGAAGAGATGGAAGGACCAACTGAAGACCATCAGCCCTTTTACAGGCTTACCAAGCAACACTGAGAAAGTGTTAAG GGGACTCCAGGTAGCATGGGAGATCACTGTAACTGATCGAAAAGGTATCGACACTACAATTGAACAGTCTAACGCCTGTTTTTCTGACACAGCTCTAACTGTATATTGGAACAGTACAAATTGGCCATGTTTCAAAAAGATAAAAATGCTGCAGATACATGGAGTAGTACGAGCTCCAGTTGATTGTCCTACACCAAACAG GCCTGGTTGGCGATCACTGCTTGTAAAGTATGATTTAAGTGGCAGTGAACCCCCTACAATCCTTGGCTCTGACAAGCTTGTAAAGTTGCTGCACTTACATCCAGGACTTGTTGTGGGGATTTGGCGA GGACAATGGTCAGTAGCTTTCATTATAGCAAGCCTTCATTTTCACAAGCTGGTTGAAAGAAGTATCCTTGGATCATCAGTCTG ccccTATGCTGTACCAACTGACAAACCTCTGATGGATGACATTGACCCTGAGTATGGTCTCCATGGATACAAACTTCACATTTCCCTTCATAATGCAGGGAATATCTTCATGTCTGGACAATTTGCTCAGTTGTTTTGCAAGAAAG AGTATATCCGCAATGAGTCGGTACGACTGATGGTAATCAGCAGGCATGACATGTCGCAGCATATACCTATCTCTGGAAAAATTGGCACAGCCTGGAATGCTGACATTTTAAGAGGAGTTGTAGAG aGCTGTTGTATGATGAGTTTGACAGTTTTGGATGAGGTCCAGAATCCATTCTGGTGTGTCAGCACACCTGTAAGCATGCAGTTGTCTACAGAAGCATCCACATCTTATGACTACATGGGGGAGAATTACCATATCAAATATAATGATTCAGAAGGCTGTGTTTTCATGGAACTTGTGTGGTTAGAGGAGCATGAGCAGTTCTTTCTTACCAGTCTTGTGCTGTATATTACCACAGAAAAGGTGAATAAGCACTTTAGAACAAAATACTGA